The following proteins come from a genomic window of Alnus glutinosa chromosome 10, dhAlnGlut1.1, whole genome shotgun sequence:
- the LOC133879353 gene encoding DNA-directed RNA polymerases II, IV and V subunit 11, translating into MNAPDRYERFVVPEGTKKVSYERDTKIINAASFTIEREDHTIGNLLRMQLHRDPNVLFAGYKLPHPLQYKIIIRIHTTSQSSPMQAYNQAINDQDKELDHLKNAFEAEMAKHSREY; encoded by the exons ATGAACGCTCCGGACCGCTACGAACGTTTCGTCGTCCCCGAAGGCACCAAAAA GGTGTCATACGAGAGGGACACGAAGATAATCAATGCGGCGTCGTTCACCATCGAGAGAGAGGACCACACCATCGGCAACCTTCTTCGCAT GCAATTGCACAGAGACCCAAATGTTCTGTTCGCTGGGTACAAGCTCCCTCACCCACTTCAgtacaaaattattattagg ATACACACCACTAGCCAGTCGTCGCCAATGCAGGCATATAATCAGGCTATCAATGATCAGGACAAGGAACTTGACCATTTGAAGAATGCGTTCGAG